Proteins encoded together in one Mycobacterium sp. MS1601 window:
- a CDS encoding DEAD/DEAH box helicase: MTSPELDRFAAELPFPLDGFQRRACEALESGHGVLVCAPTGAGKTVVGEFAVHMALAAGRKCFYTTPIKALSNQKHTDLVRRYGPERIGLLTGDVSINSDAPIVVMTTEVLRNMLYANSSALQGLSYVVMDEVHFLADRMRGAVWEEVILHLPDEVRLVSLSATVSNAEEFGGWIQTVRGDTTVIVDEHRPVPLWQHMLVGKRLFDLFDLNRHRPGENQKLLVDPELVRHIAHRREAERLTDWQPRGRGRSERDRHRGRPGFFRPPSRPDVITTLDREGLLPAITFVFSRAGCDAAVKQCLRSSLKLTTDADRARIAEIIDRRCGDLPDGDLAVLDYFEWREGLLRGLAAHHAGMLPIFRHTVEELFTAGLVKAVFATETLALGINMPARTVVLEKLVKFNGEQHAPLTPGEYTQLTGRAGRRGIDVEGHAVVVWTPEVEPAEVAGLASTRTFPLRSSFAPSYNMTINLVQQMGPEQARRLLEQSFAQYQADRSVVGLVRGVERGDRMLDDIAAELGGRDAPILDYVRLRGQISERERAQARSSRLQRRRAVNDAMAGLRRGDIISLGGRHGGLAVVLEPDRESLEPRPLVLTEHRWAGRISSADYAGGASAIGTMPLPKRVEHRQPRVRRDLASALRSAAAGLVIPGRSRSRGGAQTDEPDFDPELQELRQRMRDHPAHGAADREALSRVAERFLRVERDNAALEKKIGAATNSLALTFDRIVGLLTERGFIEEAGAADFQVTEDGKLLARIYSESDLLVAECLRTGAWDGLAPAELAAVLSAVVFETRGSDGPTTRAYEVSSAEVRRALAQTRRLSGQLRADENRHRITPTREPDEGFVNTIYRWATSGDLASALAASDAAGAGTTLSAGDFVRWCRQVLDLLDQVRNAAREPALRTAAKRAIEDVRRGVVAVDGG, translated from the coding sequence ATGACATCACCTGAGCTCGACAGATTCGCCGCTGAGCTGCCCTTTCCGCTGGACGGATTCCAGCGGCGGGCATGCGAGGCGCTGGAGAGCGGCCACGGCGTGCTGGTATGCGCACCCACCGGCGCCGGTAAGACGGTGGTGGGGGAATTCGCCGTGCACATGGCGTTGGCGGCGGGGCGAAAGTGTTTCTACACCACCCCGATCAAGGCGCTGAGCAACCAGAAGCACACCGACCTGGTGCGTCGCTACGGCCCGGAGCGCATCGGTCTGCTCACCGGCGACGTGTCCATCAACTCCGACGCGCCCATCGTGGTGATGACCACCGAAGTGTTGCGCAACATGTTGTACGCCAACTCGTCTGCGCTGCAAGGACTTTCCTACGTCGTGATGGACGAGGTGCATTTCCTGGCTGACCGGATGCGCGGCGCGGTCTGGGAAGAGGTGATCCTGCACCTGCCTGACGAGGTCCGCCTCGTCAGCCTGTCGGCGACGGTGAGCAACGCCGAGGAATTCGGCGGCTGGATCCAGACCGTGCGCGGTGACACCACGGTGATCGTCGACGAACACCGGCCGGTGCCGCTGTGGCAGCACATGTTGGTGGGCAAGCGTCTGTTCGACCTGTTCGATCTCAACCGGCACCGTCCTGGCGAGAATCAGAAACTGCTGGTGGACCCCGAGCTGGTTCGGCACATCGCGCACCGCCGAGAAGCCGAACGTCTCACCGACTGGCAGCCGCGGGGTCGCGGCCGCTCGGAGCGGGACCGACACCGCGGCCGTCCCGGCTTCTTCCGTCCGCCCAGCCGGCCGGACGTCATCACCACCCTGGACCGTGAAGGTCTGCTACCCGCCATCACCTTCGTGTTCTCCCGGGCCGGGTGTGACGCGGCAGTCAAACAGTGCCTGCGCTCGTCGTTGAAGCTGACCACCGACGCCGACCGCGCGCGTATTGCCGAGATCATCGACCGGCGCTGCGGTGACCTGCCCGACGGCGACCTCGCGGTGCTCGACTACTTCGAATGGCGCGAAGGGCTGCTGCGCGGCCTGGCCGCCCACCATGCAGGCATGCTGCCGATCTTCCGCCACACCGTTGAGGAGCTGTTCACCGCAGGCCTGGTCAAGGCCGTTTTCGCCACTGAAACGCTGGCGCTGGGCATCAACATGCCGGCCCGCACCGTGGTGCTGGAGAAGCTGGTGAAGTTCAACGGCGAGCAGCACGCGCCGTTGACACCGGGGGAGTACACCCAGCTCACCGGCCGCGCCGGGCGCCGGGGCATCGACGTCGAGGGCCACGCGGTGGTGGTCTGGACTCCCGAGGTGGAGCCGGCGGAAGTGGCGGGCCTGGCCTCCACCCGTACCTTCCCGCTGCGCAGCTCGTTCGCGCCGTCGTACAACATGACCATCAACCTGGTGCAGCAGATGGGGCCTGAGCAGGCGCGCCGGTTGCTGGAGCAGTCCTTTGCGCAGTACCAGGCCGACCGTTCGGTGGTCGGCCTGGTGCGTGGTGTCGAGCGTGGCGACCGCATGCTCGACGACATCGCAGCCGAACTCGGTGGCCGGGATGCCCCGATCCTGGACTACGTGCGGTTGCGGGGGCAGATCTCCGAGCGCGAACGCGCGCAGGCCCGCTCGTCGCGGCTGCAGCGGCGCCGTGCGGTCAACGACGCCATGGCGGGATTGCGGCGCGGCGACATCATCTCGCTCGGTGGTCGGCACGGCGGTTTGGCGGTGGTGCTCGAACCCGATCGCGAAAGTCTCGAGCCCCGGCCCCTGGTGCTCACCGAACACCGCTGGGCCGGGCGGATCTCGTCGGCCGACTACGCCGGCGGGGCCTCGGCGATCGGCACGATGCCCCTGCCGAAGCGCGTGGAGCACCGGCAGCCGCGGGTGCGTCGCGACCTTGCCTCGGCGCTGCGGTCCGCGGCCGCCGGGCTGGTGATTCCCGGGCGCAGCCGCTCGCGGGGCGGCGCCCAGACAGACGAGCCCGACTTCGATCCGGAGCTGCAGGAGCTGCGGCAGCGGATGCGTGACCATCCCGCACACGGAGCCGCCGACCGCGAGGCCCTGTCCCGGGTGGCCGAACGCTTCCTGCGGGTGGAGCGTGACAATGCCGCGCTGGAGAAGAAAATCGGCGCCGCCACCAACTCGCTGGCTCTCACCTTCGATCGGATCGTCGGCCTGCTGACCGAGCGGGGCTTCATCGAAGAGGCCGGCGCCGCGGATTTCCAGGTCACCGAAGACGGCAAGCTGCTGGCGCGGATCTACAGCGAGAGCGACCTGCTGGTGGCCGAGTGCCTGCGCACCGGGGCCTGGGACGGGTTGGCCCCGGCCGAACTGGCCGCGGTGTTGTCGGCGGTGGTGTTCGAGACCCGCGGCAGCGACGGCCCGACCACCCGCGCCTACGAAGTCAGCAGCGCCGAGGTCCGTCGGGCATTGGCGCAGACCCGGCGGCTGTCCGGTCAGCTGCGGGCCGACGAGAACCGTCACCGCATAACGCCCACCCGCGAACCCGACGAGGGATTCGTCAACACGATCTATCGCTGGGCCACCTCGGGTGACCTGGCGTCGGCGTTGGCTGCCTCCGACGCGGCGGGGGCGGGGACGACGCTGTCGGCGGGTGATTTTGTGCGGTGGTGCCGGCAGGTGCTCGACCTTCTCGACCAGGTTCGCAACGCCGCCCGCGAGCCTGCGCTGCGCACTGCGGCGAAACGCGCCATCGAGGATGTGAGGCGCGGCGTCGTCGCTGTTGATGGCGGGTAG
- a CDS encoding 5'-3' exonuclease, whose protein sequence is MWFRSFFGVPSSIKAPDGRPVNAVRGFFDAIATLVTQQRPGRLVVCLDLDWRPQWRVDLIPSYKAHRVEQENAAGTPDVEEVPDELSPQVEMIAELLDAFGIATAGARGFEADDVLGTLAARERRDPVVVVSGDRDLLQVVTDEPVPVRVLYLGQGLAKAVLWGPTEVADKYALPADRAGDAYAELAVLRGDPSDGLPGVPGIGEKTAATLLGQHRCLAGILSAAEDPKSSVPKGIRAKLKAAADYLEVAGTVVRVATDAPVEFSTDSDKLPLAAADPHKVAELAEKYGVSSSISRLQAALDKL, encoded by the coding sequence ATGTGGTTCCGCTCCTTCTTCGGGGTGCCGTCGTCCATCAAGGCTCCCGACGGCCGACCGGTCAACGCGGTGCGCGGTTTCTTTGACGCCATCGCCACCCTGGTGACCCAGCAACGGCCGGGCCGGTTGGTGGTGTGCCTCGACCTGGATTGGCGCCCGCAGTGGCGGGTGGATCTGATCCCGTCGTACAAAGCGCACCGGGTGGAGCAGGAAAACGCGGCCGGCACACCGGATGTGGAGGAAGTGCCCGACGAGCTCAGCCCGCAGGTCGAGATGATCGCCGAACTGCTCGACGCGTTCGGCATCGCCACCGCAGGCGCGCGGGGGTTCGAGGCCGACGACGTTCTGGGCACCCTGGCTGCTCGCGAGCGCCGCGATCCCGTGGTGGTGGTCAGTGGCGACCGTGACCTGCTGCAGGTGGTGACCGACGAACCGGTGCCGGTGCGGGTGCTCTACCTGGGTCAGGGCCTGGCGAAGGCGGTGCTGTGGGGGCCAACGGAGGTGGCCGACAAGTACGCGCTGCCCGCCGACCGAGCCGGCGATGCCTATGCCGAATTGGCGGTGCTGCGTGGCGATCCGTCCGACGGGCTGCCGGGAGTGCCAGGCATCGGCGAGAAGACAGCCGCCACGCTGCTGGGGCAACACCGCTGCCTCGCCGGCATCCTCAGCGCCGCCGAGGACCCGAAATCATCTGTGCCCAAAGGCATTCGAGCCAAATTGAAGGCGGCCGCAGATTACCTGGAGGTGGCCGGCACGGTGGTGCGGGTGGCCACCGATGCGCCGGTGGAGTTCTCCACCGACAGCGACAAGCTGCCATTGGCCGCTGCTGATCCACACAAAGTGGCGGAGCTGGCAGAGAAATACGGCGTCAGCTCGTCGATCAGCCGGCTGCAGGCCGCGCTCGACAAGCTCTGA
- a CDS encoding MmpS family transport accessory protein has protein sequence MLKRVWLPLALVLVLALGGFTVSRVRGIFGSERLPTYAGSMVDVEDNSDPKRVIYEVFGYPGATADINYLDPSGEPVQVDGATLPWSVEVTTNAPSMAANLVAQGSSDFLGCRISSDGEVRDERSSSAVSAYVYCIAKST, from the coding sequence GTGCTCAAACGCGTGTGGCTACCGCTGGCGCTGGTACTGGTACTCGCCCTCGGCGGTTTCACGGTGTCGCGCGTGCGTGGCATCTTCGGCTCGGAACGGCTGCCGACCTACGCCGGCAGCATGGTCGACGTCGAGGACAACTCGGACCCCAAACGGGTGATCTACGAAGTCTTCGGTTATCCCGGTGCCACCGCCGACATCAACTACCTCGATCCGAGTGGCGAACCCGTGCAGGTGGACGGGGCCACGCTGCCGTGGTCGGTGGAGGTGACCACCAACGCGCCGTCCATGGCGGCCAACCTCGTGGCGCAGGGGAGCTCCGATTTCCTGGGGTGCCGCATCTCCTCCGATGGCGAAGTCCGAGATGAACGGAGCTCCAGCGCCGTGAGCGCGTACGTCTACTGCATCGCGAAGTCCACCTGA
- a CDS encoding M24 family metallopeptidase has protein sequence MSSRFDSKVYGDRLKAAAAAARAAGLAGLVITPGYDLRYLVGSRAETFERLTALVIPAAGEPTVVVPRLELASLKESAILDLGIVVRDWVDGQDPYDLVVSAVGGPAKVAVTDAMPALHLLPLADRLGVVPVLATDVLRTLRMIKDPSEIDALRMAGAAIDRVHARVPEFLVPGRTEAQVAADIEKAIVAEGHSAAAFIIVGSGPHGADPHHEVSDRELQAGDIVVVDIGGPYEPGYNSDSTRTYSLGQPSAEVAQQYSILQQAQKVAVDAVRPGVTAEQVDAAARDVLAEAGLGEYFVHRTGHGIGLSVHEEPYIVAGNDLPLVPGMAFSVEPGIYFPGQWGARIEDIVIVTADGVEPVNTRPHDLIVVPLPGA, from the coding sequence ATGAGTTCGCGCTTCGATTCGAAGGTCTACGGCGATCGACTGAAGGCGGCCGCCGCCGCTGCAAGAGCTGCCGGACTGGCCGGCCTGGTGATCACCCCGGGCTATGACCTGCGTTATCTGGTTGGCTCGCGGGCGGAGACCTTCGAGCGGTTGACAGCACTGGTGATCCCGGCCGCCGGGGAACCCACCGTGGTGGTGCCGCGGTTGGAACTCGCCTCGCTCAAGGAGTCCGCGATCCTGGACCTCGGGATCGTGGTGCGTGACTGGGTGGACGGGCAGGATCCCTACGATCTGGTGGTGTCCGCTGTCGGCGGTCCGGCCAAGGTTGCCGTCACCGATGCGATGCCTGCACTGCACCTGTTGCCGCTGGCTGACCGCCTCGGCGTGGTACCCGTGCTGGCCACCGACGTGCTACGCACGCTGCGGATGATCAAGGACCCCAGCGAGATCGACGCTCTGCGTATGGCCGGTGCCGCCATCGACCGCGTGCACGCCCGCGTCCCGGAGTTCCTGGTGCCCGGACGCACCGAGGCACAGGTGGCCGCCGATATCGAAAAAGCGATTGTCGCCGAAGGGCATTCGGCTGCCGCATTCATCATCGTCGGCTCCGGTCCGCACGGTGCCGACCCGCACCACGAGGTATCGGATCGCGAACTGCAGGCCGGAGATATCGTGGTCGTCGACATCGGGGGCCCGTACGAACCGGGTTACAACTCCGACTCCACCAGGACCTACAGCCTGGGTCAGCCCAGTGCTGAAGTAGCGCAGCAGTATTCGATCCTCCAGCAGGCGCAGAAGGTGGCGGTGGACGCGGTGCGGCCCGGCGTCACCGCCGAGCAGGTGGATGCCGCTGCGCGGGACGTACTGGCCGAGGCCGGGCTGGGGGAGTACTTCGTGCACCGCACCGGCCACGGGATCGGCCTGTCCGTGCACGAGGAGCCCTACATCGTGGCCGGCAATGATCTGCCGCTGGTGCCGGGGATGGCGTTCAGTGTGGAGCCGGGGATCTACTTCCCGGGCCAGTGGGGTGCGCGCATCGAGGACATCGTGATCGTCACCGCCGACGGGGTGGAGCCGGTGAACACGCGCCCGCACGACCTGATCGTGGTGCCGCTGCCCGGAGCCTAG
- a CDS encoding F420-dependent biliverdin reductase: MATTTRLTNDALAFLTERHLAMLTTLRTDGSPHVVAVGFTFDPKTHIARVITSGGTQKAVNAERGEVAVLSQVDGARWLSLEGRATVHTDTESVRDAELRYAQRYRTPRVNPRRVVIEVRIERVLGSSDLLDRSGS; this comes from the coding sequence ATGGCGACAACCACCCGGCTCACCAACGACGCATTGGCGTTCCTCACCGAACGTCATCTGGCTATGCTGACGACCCTGCGCACCGACGGTTCTCCGCACGTCGTGGCTGTCGGTTTCACCTTTGATCCCAAGACGCACATTGCCCGGGTGATCACCAGCGGCGGAACCCAGAAGGCCGTCAACGCCGAGCGTGGCGAGGTTGCGGTACTCAGTCAGGTCGACGGCGCCCGCTGGCTGTCGCTGGAAGGCCGTGCGACGGTGCATACCGACACCGAGTCGGTTCGCGACGCGGAGCTGCGTTACGCCCAGCGCTACCGCACCCCGCGGGTGAACCCGCGCCGCGTGGTTATCGAAGTGCGTATCGAACGGGTGCTGGGCAGCTCGGATCTGTTGGATCGCTCCGGCTCCTAG
- a CDS encoding SDR family NAD(P)-dependent oxidoreductase gives MKDTGTGVVVIFGGRSEIGTELASRLAAGREVVLTTRGSDALDQQVSALTAAGASAVHVKAFDADDLGSHVSVLDEISVEHGPIGTAVLAFGILGDQARAEVDADHAVAIVHTDYVAQVSLLTELSKRMRGVGGGRIVVFSSIAGNRVRRANYVYGSAKAGLDGFASGLADALHGSGVQLLMVRPGFVIGRMTEGMDPAPLSSTPAQVADAAARALAKGKRSVWVPGSLAVLAFVMRLLPQAIWRRMPR, from the coding sequence GTGAAAGACACGGGTACGGGCGTCGTCGTGATTTTTGGTGGCCGCAGTGAAATCGGGACCGAACTCGCGTCGCGGCTGGCGGCCGGTCGTGAGGTGGTGCTGACCACGCGCGGCAGCGACGCGCTGGACCAGCAGGTTTCCGCCCTGACAGCCGCCGGTGCGAGTGCGGTCCATGTGAAGGCGTTCGACGCTGACGATCTGGGCAGCCACGTGAGTGTCCTGGACGAAATCAGCGTTGAACACGGACCCATTGGCACCGCGGTGCTGGCTTTCGGCATTCTCGGCGACCAGGCCCGCGCCGAAGTCGATGCCGATCACGCCGTGGCGATCGTGCACACCGACTACGTGGCCCAGGTGAGCCTGCTCACCGAGCTGTCCAAGCGGATGCGAGGTGTAGGTGGTGGCCGCATCGTGGTGTTCTCTTCGATCGCCGGCAACCGGGTGCGCCGCGCGAACTACGTCTACGGTTCGGCAAAGGCCGGATTGGACGGGTTTGCCAGCGGTTTGGCTGACGCCCTGCACGGCAGCGGTGTGCAGCTTCTGATGGTGCGGCCCGGATTCGTCATCGGGAGGATGACCGAGGGTATGGACCCTGCGCCATTGTCGAGCACGCCCGCTCAGGTGGCTGACGCCGCCGCGCGTGCCCTGGCCAAGGGAAAGCGGTCGGTGTGGGTGCCGGGATCACTGGCCGTGCTGGCCTTCGTGATGCGGCTGCTGCCGCAGGCGATCTGGCGGCGGATGCCGCGATGA
- the cobG gene encoding precorrin-3B synthase has translation MVRERDQDACPGALQVHQAADGALVRVRLPGGMLRADQLEALAHVAAEHGSATLELTSRGSVQLRGISDTAAVAEAIADAGLLPSSTHERVRNIVSSPLSGRVDGVLDVRGWVPELDAAVCADPVLAGLPGRFWFSLDDGRGDVSGLRADAGVHALDDNTLALLLAGVDTGVRLGTDEAIPTLLAVARRFVSVRGKKWRVHELDDARTLLDGLTPRAEPGRSWPPSIRGPIGWLSQRDGRVALGAGVALGVLPSRTAEYLAAIGAPIVITPWRSLLVCDLSEDIADVSLRVLAPQGLIFDENSPWLDVSACVGSPGCERSTADVRADAAAAARTGEHRHVHRHYVGCDRACGSPPVGEVLVATESGYRTRSE, from the coding sequence GTGGTCCGCGAACGTGACCAGGACGCCTGCCCGGGCGCCCTGCAGGTGCACCAGGCCGCCGACGGCGCCCTGGTGCGCGTCCGACTGCCCGGCGGCATGCTGCGCGCCGACCAACTCGAGGCGCTGGCGCACGTCGCTGCCGAACACGGCTCGGCCACCCTCGAACTGACCTCACGCGGTTCTGTGCAACTGCGCGGTATCTCCGACACCGCCGCGGTGGCCGAGGCGATCGCCGACGCCGGGCTTCTGCCGTCATCCACCCACGAGCGCGTCCGCAACATCGTGTCCTCGCCGCTGTCCGGCCGCGTCGACGGTGTGCTGGACGTGCGGGGTTGGGTGCCGGAGCTGGACGCCGCGGTATGTGCCGACCCGGTGCTGGCCGGGCTGCCGGGACGGTTCTGGTTCAGCCTCGACGACGGTCGCGGTGATGTCTCCGGTCTGCGCGCCGACGCGGGAGTACACGCACTCGACGACAACACCCTGGCGCTGCTGCTCGCGGGCGTCGACACCGGCGTCCGACTGGGCACCGATGAGGCGATCCCGACACTGCTCGCCGTGGCACGTCGATTCGTGAGCGTTCGCGGAAAGAAGTGGCGCGTGCATGAATTGGACGATGCTCGAACTCTGCTGGACGGCTTGACACCCCGCGCCGAGCCGGGTCGCAGCTGGCCGCCCAGCATCCGCGGTCCCATCGGCTGGCTCTCCCAACGCGACGGTCGCGTCGCACTCGGCGCCGGCGTAGCGCTCGGGGTGTTGCCGTCGCGCACCGCCGAATACTTGGCGGCCATCGGAGCGCCGATTGTCATCACGCCGTGGCGCTCACTACTGGTGTGCGATCTTTCCGAGGACATCGCGGACGTGTCGCTGCGGGTGCTGGCACCCCAGGGTCTGATCTTCGATGAGAACTCGCCGTGGCTGGACGTCAGCGCGTGTGTGGGCAGCCCGGGTTGCGAGCGCTCTACCGCCGATGTGCGCGCCGATGCCGCCGCGGCCGCCCGGACAGGGGAACACCGTCACGTTCACCGCCACTACGTGGGCTGCGACCGAGCTTGCGGCAGCCCACCGGTGGGTGAAGTACTGGTCGCCACCGAGAGTGGATATCGCACCCGCTCAGAGTGA
- a CDS encoding TauD/TfdA dioxygenase family protein: MALHITKLGAHLGAQIDGVTLSGDLDAGTAAQINAALLEHKVIFFRDQHHLDNQKQLAFAELLGTPTIAHPTVTSRGHQVLPIDSRYDKANSWHTDVTFVDRIPKASLLRAVTLPEYGGTTTWANTETAYHQLPGPLKALADNLWAVHTNVYDYVDAPSSDTTREYRDEFESAYFETEHPVVRVHPETGRRVLVLGHFVKRFVGLGSAESRALFDLFQARVTRLENTVRWNWRLGDIAIWDNRATQHYAVSDYDDQYRRLNRITLSGDVPVDIHGQPSRVIAGDASHYSPILQPVPA; the protein is encoded by the coding sequence ATGGCTCTGCACATCACGAAACTCGGCGCGCACCTCGGAGCGCAGATCGATGGCGTCACCCTGTCAGGCGACCTCGATGCCGGCACGGCAGCACAGATCAATGCCGCGCTACTCGAGCACAAGGTGATCTTTTTTCGCGATCAGCATCACCTCGATAACCAGAAGCAATTGGCTTTTGCTGAGCTACTGGGCACACCGACGATCGCGCATCCCACCGTGACATCGCGGGGCCATCAGGTGCTGCCGATCGACTCGCGCTACGACAAGGCCAACAGCTGGCACACCGACGTCACCTTCGTCGATCGCATCCCCAAGGCATCGTTGCTCCGCGCCGTCACCCTGCCCGAATACGGCGGCACCACCACGTGGGCCAACACCGAAACTGCCTACCACCAGTTACCGGGTCCGTTGAAGGCGCTGGCGGACAACCTGTGGGCAGTGCACACCAATGTCTACGACTACGTCGACGCGCCGTCGTCGGACACCACCCGCGAATACCGGGACGAGTTCGAATCCGCCTATTTCGAAACCGAGCATCCGGTGGTGCGGGTGCACCCGGAGACCGGACGCCGGGTACTGGTCCTCGGCCACTTCGTGAAACGGTTCGTCGGCCTGGGTTCGGCCGAGTCTCGAGCGCTGTTCGACCTGTTCCAGGCACGGGTCACCCGGCTGGAGAACACGGTGCGGTGGAACTGGCGCCTCGGCGATATCGCCATCTGGGATAACCGCGCCACCCAGCACTACGCGGTCTCCGACTACGACGACCAGTACCGACGGCTCAATCGCATCACCTTGTCAGGGGACGTGCCCGTCGACATCCACGGCCAACCCAGCCGTGTCATCGCCGGGGACGCATCGCACTACTCACCGATACTGCAGCCGGTTCCCGCCTGA
- a CDS encoding HNH endonuclease signature motif containing protein produces MFDTLPDPVTCGQMTAAELVTAIRQYNTAVATSTARVWAFAAKLLALREADAADEEKLWIYDPWAAAKDEIAAAMSLSPRRASGQMRIAEALAVRLPKTAECLESGAINARVAAAIVYRTELVSPAAQPLIDAEIAQQAGSWTTHSDDDLELAVDAIIEEHDPHAVRRYRDAAAGRDVQCGKPDDVTGTASLYGRLSAVDADLTIRVLNAMADTVCRHDPRSRGELRAAAHGAIFRGHDRLVCLCGHPDCPAATIPSTVRTVMIHILAESGTLTAALAEVAAAQHVPPQGPTGPTPATVDLEAIARETDQAAAATTSAQPQSPWPWDNPTDETDETDWAHPPTTPAADKDERDNTDQGNGDGEDPPFADPDPGTPPPGPDHPDAGTAATPNPPASQTIRPAVSLDGRIIPTLLLAELIRTGATVTPLPRPADDPEPHYAFSQQLRRFITVRDMRCCFPGCNRTAEHLDIDHTIPHAEHGATHASNGKLLCREHHLAKTFTNWTDEQLLNGDILWTAPTGHSYLTEPRARLLFPHWDTTTSSMPFIHPRHRRRQKADPGTTMPTRQTTRAQDRQQHINTQREHNALLRALDGPNGPPPRSPFR; encoded by the coding sequence ATGTTCGATACACTTCCGGATCCGGTGACCTGCGGACAGATGACTGCCGCCGAGCTGGTCACCGCCATCCGGCAGTACAACACCGCGGTCGCCACCAGCACCGCCCGGGTCTGGGCGTTCGCCGCCAAGTTGCTGGCCTTGCGAGAAGCCGACGCCGCCGACGAAGAAAAGCTCTGGATCTACGACCCCTGGGCCGCCGCCAAAGACGAAATCGCAGCCGCCATGTCACTGAGCCCGCGGCGAGCGTCGGGGCAAATGCGCATCGCCGAAGCCCTCGCGGTGCGGCTACCCAAGACTGCCGAGTGCTTGGAATCCGGTGCCATCAACGCCCGCGTCGCAGCAGCCATCGTCTACCGCACCGAACTCGTGAGCCCGGCCGCCCAACCGCTCATCGACGCCGAGATCGCCCAGCAGGCCGGCAGCTGGACCACCCACTCCGACGACGACCTCGAACTGGCCGTCGACGCCATCATCGAAGAACACGACCCCCACGCCGTGCGCCGCTACCGCGACGCCGCCGCCGGCCGTGACGTGCAGTGCGGCAAACCCGACGACGTCACCGGCACCGCCTCGCTCTACGGCCGCCTGTCCGCCGTCGACGCCGACCTCACCATCCGCGTGTTGAACGCCATGGCCGACACCGTCTGCCGCCACGACCCCCGCAGCCGCGGAGAACTGCGCGCCGCCGCCCACGGCGCGATCTTCCGTGGCCATGACCGGCTGGTCTGCCTGTGTGGGCACCCCGACTGCCCCGCCGCCACCATCCCGTCGACAGTCCGCACGGTGATGATCCACATCCTCGCCGAATCCGGCACCCTCACCGCTGCCCTCGCCGAAGTGGCCGCCGCCCAACACGTCCCACCCCAAGGCCCCACCGGACCCACCCCTGCCACCGTCGACCTCGAAGCCATCGCCCGCGAGACTGACCAGGCCGCCGCAGCCACAACCTCGGCGCAACCGCAGTCGCCCTGGCCCTGGGACAACCCCACCGACGAAACCGACGAAACCGACTGGGCGCACCCACCAACCACACCCGCCGCCGACAAAGACGAACGCGACAACACCGACCAGGGAAACGGCGACGGTGAGGATCCACCCTTCGCCGACCCTGACCCCGGCACACCGCCACCTGGCCCCGATCACCCCGACGCCGGCACCGCCGCCACCCCGAATCCACCTGCCTCCCAGACCATCCGCCCCGCGGTCAGCCTCGACGGCCGCATCATCCCGACCCTGCTGCTGGCCGAACTCATCCGCACCGGCGCCACCGTCACACCACTACCCCGACCGGCCGACGACCCCGAACCGCACTACGCCTTCTCCCAACAACTGCGCCGGTTCATCACAGTCCGCGACATGCGCTGCTGCTTCCCCGGCTGCAACCGCACCGCCGAACACCTCGACATCGACCACACCATCCCCCACGCCGAACACGGCGCCACCCACGCCTCCAACGGCAAACTCCTGTGCCGCGAACACCACCTCGCCAAAACCTTCACCAACTGGACCGACGAACAACTCCTCAACGGCGACATCCTCTGGACCGCCCCCACCGGCCACTCCTATCTCACCGAACCCCGAGCCAGACTCCTGTTCCCCCACTGGGACACCACCACGTCATCCATGCCCTTCATCCACCCGAGACACCGACGTCGCCAGAAAGCCGACCCGGGCACCACCATGCCCACACGACAAACAACCCGCGCCCAAGACCGCCAACAACACATCAACACCCAAAGGGAACACAACGCCCTACTCCGCGCCCTCGACGGCCCAAACGGACCTCCACCACGATCACCATTCCGATAG
- a CDS encoding VOC family protein — translation MSLNGAVPIVPYSNPRAAIKWLEKAFAARPTLVVPPEEDQPLAHAEVLVGNGVVMVNDADRTDSPFALPGPVVVYVVVDDPDSLHARAAAAGAEIIMPLTDQEYGSREFAARDPHGNVWSFGTYRPSSEV, via the coding sequence ATGTCACTCAACGGTGCAGTCCCGATCGTCCCGTATTCGAATCCGCGTGCGGCCATCAAGTGGCTGGAGAAGGCGTTCGCCGCGCGTCCGACCTTGGTGGTACCGCCCGAGGAGGACCAACCGTTGGCGCATGCCGAGGTGTTGGTGGGGAACGGCGTGGTGATGGTCAACGACGCCGACCGCACCGACAGTCCGTTCGCTCTTCCGGGTCCGGTGGTGGTCTATGTCGTCGTGGACGATCCGGATTCCCTGCATGCGCGCGCCGCCGCTGCCGGCGCGGAGATCATCATGCCGCTGACCGACCAGGAGTACGGCTCACGCGAGTTCGCGGCTCGTGACCCGCACGGCAATGTCTGGAGCTTTGGGACGTATCGTCCCAGCTCAGAGGTCTGA